GGTTGCAAGGCGTCGATCGCGGCGCGCTGGCCTGACGAATTCGCGTCGTAGAATCCGTCCCCCTTCATTCCACTGGTGCTGGGCATCGAGTCTTCTCAAAATATTTGAACGAAGCCGGTTAACAACGTCGGATGTATTTCGCAAAACGACACAAGCTGAATGCAGTGAGCGTAACTGCCAAATTCTGAGTTGTGGTGCTGCGAGGCAGAGCCACAGCAAACTCGAATGCAAGGGCTTTATATGTTCGCGGGTTTGATTATTGCAATCGCGTCCTTGTCTGCCGCGCCCGAAAGCATGCAATGGACTGTTGACGGTGTCGAGCGCGAGGCGCTGGTTGTCGCTCCGCAGAATCCGCCGCGGGACGGCGCGCCGGTGGTATTCGTCTTTCATGGACACGGCGGCAACATGCGACAAGCGTCGCGAAGCTTTCATCTTGAGAGTGTATGGCCCGAGGCGATCGTTGTTTATCCGCAAGGCTTGCTGACGCCTAGCCGTCTCGATCCCGAGGGGAAACGGGCTGGCTGGCAATCGTCGTCGGGAACTCAGGGGGACCGGGATCTGAAATTCTTCGACGCAATGCTGGCCAGCGTACAGAAAAAGTGGACGGTCGACGAGAGCCGAATTTATGCCACCGGTCACTCGAACGGCGCGATTTTTACTTACTTGTTATGGAGCACGCATCCCGACTTGTTTGCCGCCGTGGCGCCATCGTCCGCGCCAAAGATGCGTATTTCGCTAACCAAACCGTTGCCGGTGCTTCATGTCGCCAGCGAGCAAGATCGCATCGCGCCGTTCGCCTTGCAGAAAGCCACGATCAAGGAAGTGCGCGAACTGAATCAGTGCTCGGAACAAGGGCAGGAATGGGCCAAAGGATGCACGCTGTATGCTTCAAAGGTCGATGCGCCACTGGTCACATTCATGCACGACGGTGGCCATAAGTTTCCGCAAGAGGCGCCGGCCTTGATCGTGCGCTTCTTTAAAGAACACACGCGAGCCGGGTCAAAATCAGCGGTCGCCGATTAGGGGTATTTTGGGGGCCGTCACGACTGATGTTGGCTGTCGGGGCGTAAGATGAGATCGAGCAGCAGGCCGCGGCAGCATGCTTGCTGCTGCCGAATGCCCTTTTTACACTGGTTGGACGCTTCCCCCTGCCCAATAGACCGCCGTGAGCCCACGATATGATCCGCTTGCGATTCCAGCATGTTTTGTTTCTGATCCTGGCGTCGATGTTTGGCGCATCGCGTCTCTCGGCAGCGGACGCGCCGAATACGCTCACACCGCAGGAACTCGACGACGGCTGGATTTCGCTTTTCGATGGAATGACCGATTACGGCTGGCACGCTGAGCAGAAGGCCGACTGGAAAGTAGAAGACGGCGCGATCACGGTGTCGTCCGGCGAGCCGGGCTTATTGGCCACGACCAGCGAGTTTGCCGACTACGAATTGCGGCTCGAATTCCGTGCCCCGCGCGGCACCAACAGCGGCGTCTTTTTGCGTACGCCGGCCGTGCCGACCGATCCGGCCAAGGATTGTTATGAGCTGAACATTGCTGACCCCGAGACCAGCCCGTTCTACACCGGCAGCTTCGTCGGCCGGCAGAAGGCGACCGAGTATTTGCACAGCGATGATTGGCAATCGTTCGAAGTGACGGCCGAAGGGGCACATTTCGTGGTCAAGGTCGATGGGCGTCAGGTACTCGACTACACCGATCCGGCGCCGGTGCGGCGTGGACGCATTGGTCTGCAGCTCAACAAGGGAGCTGTCGCATTCCGAAACATCAAGCTGCGGCCGCTCGGGCTGGAATCGATCTTCAACGGCCGCGACCTGGCGGGCTGGAAAGTCTTTCCCGGGAAGAAAAGCGTCTTTAGCGTCACTGACGCAGGCGACCTGAACGTCAAGAAAGGGAACGGGCAGATTGAAACGGAACGCCAGTGGGGTGATTTCGTTTTGCAGTTAGAGATCTTCTCGAACGGCAAGTATCTGAACTCCGGCATCTTCTTTCGCTGCGTTCCCGATCAGTTCTGGCAAGGATACGAATGCCAGATTCAAAACGGCTTCCTGCTCGATCGGGCCCGACCGATGGATTACGGCACGGGCGGAATCTACAACCGGCAAAAAGCCCGCAAGGTCGTGGCCGACGATTTCGTCTGGTTTCATAAGACGCTGGTCGCCTCAGGCAATCATATGGCGGCGTGGGTCAACGGTTACCAGGTAAGCGATTTTACCGACGACCGCCCAGCCGATGAGAACGCCCGCAACGGAATGCGGTTGAAAGCCGGCCCGCTAGCGATCCAGGGGCACGATCCGACGACGAATCTGTCGTTCCGCAAAATCCGCATTGCCGAGATGCCGGCACGATAATCGTGCGATTCGCAGCTTCATCGAGCCAGATGCTGGAACTGCGTGTAATTCTGGCTCAAGATGTATACGAGATCTGTCTTCGTCGCGTTTTCGGAACAACGATAAAGGGCTGTAGATGCATCGTCAGGCAATTGCCTTTTCAATCGTGGTGTCGGCCGTCCTACTGAGCTCGCAGGCCGGTGCGACGTTGATCGTCAATGGTAGCTTCGAGTCGGGCGCCCTACCGACCCCACCCGGCACAACGTTAACCTCGGGTAGTACCGATATCACAGGCTGGGTCGTCGGTGGGCATGGCATCGACTATATCGGCACCTACTGGCAAGCATCCGACGGAGGCCGCAGCATCGACCTCGACTCAGGAACCATTCTCGGCGCGGGTCCTTACGATGGATCGATTTCGCAAACTTTTGTGACTACAAGCGGCCAGGAATACCGCGTGGGTTTCGACATGGCCGGTAATCCCGACGGCGGTCCGGCGCTTAAGGTTCTCGAAATATCGGCGGCGGGACAGTCCTCGCAACTTTCCTTTTTGAACACCGATCAGACGCATGGCGCGATGGACTATCAGCCGCGCGCGTTCGACTTTGTCGCGACGTCGTCAACGACTACGCTGACCTTCACGAGCCTCAGCGGCACCGGCTACGGCCCCGTGATCGACAATGTTTCGGTAAATGCGGTTCCCGAGCCGGCGACCGTGCTACTGCTGCTCGGCATATTACCGATTTTCACTATAAAATGGTGCCGGCGCGCGATTCGGTAGGCTCTTTCGACGTGTCCAAGTCGTTAAGGCGCGTAGCTGTTCTCGCGAATTCTCGTTGCCCGCGCTTTAGAATCCTAATCCGTTCTTGATCAAGCATGGGTTTCTCAGGAGGCCTTACCGCCATGAATCGCCAGTTGCTGTTGCACATGGTTTTGCTCGCCGGGATTGGGTCGTATTTCGTCGCAACGACTTTGGCGGCGGACGCCGAGAACACCCTCGTAGCGGGCGAGACGGACGAACAGTCGGACGAGGCGGAGGAGCGTCGCAATGAGTTGCTCGCGAAGTTGCCGGGCGCGCGCTTTGCTAATCCGCTTTCGTTAGTTCTGGATCAGACTGGGGCCACGGATGACGATCTGGCGGCACTTGCCCTCGTCCCCGAGTTAAGAAAGCTCAGCCTTTGGAAAACGAATGTCACCAGCAAGGGATTGGTACACGTCGCGAAGTTGACGGAGCTGGATTGGCTGTCGCTAGACGGCACCGCGGTGTCGGCCGTCGGCATGAAGGAATTGGCCAATCTGCGGCACTTGAAATTTCTGTCGCTGTGGCGGACCAAGGTCGGCGATGCGGGGCTTGCACATCTGTCGAGTCTTCCTGCACTGGAGCGATTGTCGCTCGACAGTTGCGATATCAGCGACGCCGGACTCAAAAATCTACACGATTTACCGACTCTCAAAGAATTGAGTATCTACGGCAGCACGATCACCGATGCGGGCATGGAAAGCCTGGTGAAGCTCGCCGGCCTCGAAGTCTTGTCACTCGATGGCAGCCTGATCAGCGACGAGGGGCTCGACCAGCTTGGCACGCTGGCACATCTTCGAGAGCTGCGAGTCCGTGGGGCAAACGTCACCAGCACCGGCATCGCAAAACTCCAAAAGCGGCTGCCCGAGTGCAAGGTCGTGTATTAACGCGACCAGCGACGCGACACTTCGTACTTTTTTTCACGAGGCGTTTCGCCGTTCTCGATTTCTCCACTCGGATAAGACCTCCCAGCGCCTGGTGGGTGAAGCTGAGCACATAAATCTTTGACGGCATGCGCGTCGCAAGAGTATGCTTGTCGAGGAGCGTTCGCTCACGCGCGGACAGAGAGGCGGGCCTGGGGTCGCACTTCGCATTCGCCCATTTTTCGAGGGAGCCCGCGATGACGTTGCAAGAAATTCTGAATGTCAAAGGAACCGAGGTCTTCACGATCCACGAGTCGGCCACGCTGGACGACGTGGTGCAGAAGCTCGTGACGTTCAATTGCGGTTCGCTGGTCGTGATGGGACGCCGTGCCGACGTTGCGCGGGATCGCATGGTGGGGATCGTTACTGAGCGCGATATTCTTCGAGCTTGCGCGGCGGGTCGCGAGCCGCTCGGCGAAACTCCGGTGACTGCCGCCATGACCTGCGACGTGGTGACCGCCGGGCCGGGCGATTCGATCGAAGAGACGATGCAACTAATGACCGAACGCCGCATGCGTCACCTGCCGATCGTGCAGGGCGAGGACCTTCTCGGCCTGATCTCGATCGGCGACCTTGTGAAATCTCATCACGAGCAATGCGTGCTCGAGAACCACTATCTGAAAACATATATTCAGAGCTAAGTGGTGGAATGGTGTGTCGCGGACACACCCTACCTCGACTACCGTCGACTCTGGTTTCGCATGCTCATTCCGCGTGCCGCGGAAAGAGCATGGCACTGGACCGGTGCATCGCACGATTTTGCGATCTAGGAATTTGCGTTGCTGCGGCGCCGAAAGATCCTTGCTGGCGCCGCGGGCTGGTGGTGAGAGCACGAAGTGCATGATCTGGCGCGGGGCGGTTCAGCTTCGTTTAATGTCGTTGGCCCTTGAGTCCGTCTGGCGGCGGATTTAGACTCGGGGCTGTCTCGTTCGTCCTCTCGAATTTCCCCGCGACCTCG
The sequence above is a segment of the Pirellulales bacterium genome. Coding sequences within it:
- a CDS encoding prolyl oligopeptidase family serine peptidase; this translates as MQWTVDGVEREALVVAPQNPPRDGAPVVFVFHGHGGNMRQASRSFHLESVWPEAIVVYPQGLLTPSRLDPEGKRAGWQSSSGTQGDRDLKFFDAMLASVQKKWTVDESRIYATGHSNGAIFTYLLWSTHPDLFAAVAPSSAPKMRISLTKPLPVLHVASEQDRIAPFALQKATIKEVRELNQCSEQGQEWAKGCTLYASKVDAPLVTFMHDGGHKFPQEAPALIVRFFKEHTRAGSKSAVAD
- a CDS encoding DUF1080 domain-containing protein; this encodes MIRLRFQHVLFLILASMFGASRLSAADAPNTLTPQELDDGWISLFDGMTDYGWHAEQKADWKVEDGAITVSSGEPGLLATTSEFADYELRLEFRAPRGTNSGVFLRTPAVPTDPAKDCYELNIADPETSPFYTGSFVGRQKATEYLHSDDWQSFEVTAEGAHFVVKVDGRQVLDYTDPAPVRRGRIGLQLNKGAVAFRNIKLRPLGLESIFNGRDLAGWKVFPGKKSVFSVTDAGDLNVKKGNGQIETERQWGDFVLQLEIFSNGKYLNSGIFFRCVPDQFWQGYECQIQNGFLLDRARPMDYGTGGIYNRQKARKVVADDFVWFHKTLVASGNHMAAWVNGYQVSDFTDDRPADENARNGMRLKAGPLAIQGHDPTTNLSFRKIRIAEMPAR
- a CDS encoding choice-of-anchor C family protein, whose translation is MHRQAIAFSIVVSAVLLSSQAGATLIVNGSFESGALPTPPGTTLTSGSTDITGWVVGGHGIDYIGTYWQASDGGRSIDLDSGTILGAGPYDGSISQTFVTTSGQEYRVGFDMAGNPDGGPALKVLEISAAGQSSQLSFLNTDQTHGAMDYQPRAFDFVATSSTTTLTFTSLSGTGYGPVIDNVSVNAVPEPATVLLLLGILPIFTIKWCRRAIR
- a CDS encoding CBS domain-containing protein, coding for MTLQEILNVKGTEVFTIHESATLDDVVQKLVTFNCGSLVVMGRRADVARDRMVGIVTERDILRACAAGREPLGETPVTAAMTCDVVTAGPGDSIEETMQLMTERRMRHLPIVQGEDLLGLISIGDLVKSHHEQCVLENHYLKTYIQS